The DNA sequence GAAATCTTTCAGGCCCTTTCCATGGGAGCCCTTCCGGAAGAATGGTCGGAGCTTTCCAAGCATGCTCGATTGCGCACCTTTTTCCTCGGGCCCAAAAGCCGCAAGGCGGCCAACTCGGGTCTAGCGGACTATATTCCCCTTTACTTCAGTCAGGTCCCCAAACTGTTTAGGGAAGAGACCGCTCTGGGGCGGGACGTAAGCCTCGTGCAGGTGTCGCCTCCCGACGATCACGGCTTCTGTTCCTTAGGCATCGGTGTGGACATCGCCAAGATTGCCGTCGAACACTCCCATGTGGTCATCGGCCAGGTGAACCCGCGCATGCCTCGAACCCTCGGGGACAGCTTTGTGCATGTAAGTCGCATTCATCACTTCGTGGAATATGAGGAACCTCTTCTGGAGATGAGCTACGGGGAAAAGAGCGCCATGGAGGAACGCATGGCCCGTTATGTCTCCAGCCTGATCGAAGACGGGGCCACTCTGCAAGTGGGCTTGGGACGCATCACCAACGCAGTGCTTCGGCTTCTTGCGGACAAAAACGACTTGGGCGTGCATTCGGAAATGATCACCGACGCCCATTTGGAGCTTATCCACCAAGGCATCATCACGGGGCGCCGAAAAACTCTTCACCGAGGCAAGGTGATTACCAGTTTCTGTGTGGGTTCGCGCCAGCTCTATGATTTCGTCCACAATAACCCTCAGGTGGAATTCCATCCCATCGACTATGTCAACGACAGCCGCGTAATCAGCCAAAATGAACGCATGACGGCCATCAACTCCGCACTGGAAATCGATCTCACCGGGCAAGTTTGCGCCGACTCTATTGGTCAAAGGATCTACAGCGGCATTGGAGGCTACGTGGATTTCATGCTGGGAGCATCCAGCGCGCCCCACGGAAAAACCATCATTGTTTTGCCTTCCACCAGCCCCGACGGCAAAAAATCACGCATTGTCAGTCGCTTAACCGATGGTGCCGGTGTGGTCATTTCCCGCAGCGTCGTTCAATACGTGGTCACCGAATTCGGCATCGCCTCTCTTCATGGGAAGACCATTCGCGAAAGAGCCTTGGCCTTAATCAATATCGCCCATCCCAAATTCCGAGAGAGGCTTTTAGAAGAAGCCAAGCAACTTCGCTACGTGTATCAGGATCAGATTCTGCCACCCGTCTTTGAGCCTCTCTATCCCGGGCAGTGGGAGACACACCAAATTTTTCCAGAAAACGAAAAGGTCTTTTTCCGACCCATCAAGCCCACCGATGAACGGGCTCTTCAAGAATTTTTCTACTCCCTTCCAGACCAGGATATCTATTACCGGTTTCTTTCGGCTATGCGCGTCTTTCCTCACCGGGACACGCAGGCCATGTGTAACATCGATTACGAACAAGAAATGGCCATCGTGGGGGTCATCGGAGAAATCGGTGCCGAGACAATCATCGCTTTGGGCCGTTATATCCTCGACCAAAAGACCAATATGGCTGAAGTGGACTTTGCCGTGCGCGCGGAATGGCAGCGCAAAGGTATCGGCACCTTTCTGCTTCACTATCTGAGCGAAATAGCCAAAGCCAAAGGCATTAAGGGTTTTACGGCCTACGTGTTGGCGTCCAACAGAAAGATGCTCTCGGTTTTTCATAAAGTCGGCTATGTGGTGCATAGCTCTTTGGAAGACGGCATCTATGAAATTTCTTTTCGCTTTGATGAGCCGTCCCAAGTCTGTTTGACGGAAAGTCAAGAATCTCCATCGGAGGAATCCAGAGATCCATGAGTGGGTTGCATGTCGCCTCGGGATTATCCACACTACCGCCCCCGAAGCTATCCACGCCCTGGAAAGGACCCGTGGACCCTCGACACCTGGCCTTTGATATTGACGGCGTCGTGGCGGATACCATGAAAGTCTTTGTGGACTTGGCTCGGGAGCGTTTCGGACTGTCCCATCTCACCAAAGAACATCTTACGTGCTACGATCTGCGCCGCTGTGTGCCGGCGCCTCCCCACGTCATTGACGAACTCATCTGCCTGACATTGGATGACGAACACACGGCCAAGATTCCCGCCATGGAGGGTGCTGCTGAAGTGCTGGAACACCTGGCGCAGTGGGGACCCTTGCGGTTCGTAACGGCCCGCGTGTGGCCTGAGTCCATTGAACGTTGGTTGCACGCTCTGCTTCCGCGCATCGATTGCCGCGCTATCACCGTGATCGCCACGGGAAATCCCGAACGCAAACACGCCATTCTGCATGAACTCAAGGTGCACTATTTCGTCGAAGACCGCCTGGAAACCTGCCATCTTCTGGCGCAAAACGGCATTCAGCCCATCCTGTTTGATCAGCCGTGGAACCGCACGCCGGCTCCTTTTCCCAGGGTCTTCACCTGGAAGGATCTAAGCCTCCTTCTTAACCTCAAGCCCCATGAACCTTAAGCCTTTGACGCATCCCATGCACGCCTGCTTGAAGGGTGAATGCCATGCTCAACCGCATCCCTCGCCAGCCCTCTTTTCAGATCAAGGCAGACCGCGACGGTTTTGTGCTGCTCGTCCCTGCCCACGTTTCCCTAGAGCATTTGCTCGCCGAATTGCGAAAAAAGGTGATAGAATCCCGAGGTTTTTTTCAAAAAGCTCGCATGATTTTAGACTTGCGGGAGCGGGATTTTCATGTGGACGAAGTGCAGGTCATTCGAACCCTGTTGGAAGATGTGGGCGGCATTCAGCTTCATGAAATCCGCCTTGGCAAGAACCTGCAATCGTTTCTCATGTGGGCATCGGGACTGCTGGGTATACCCATCAAGATCATGGAAGGCCATGGAGGAAACGCAGAGCGTTTTCGCGAAAAGGGAGTAAAGGTGCGGGAGGAGACTGACGCTGGGGACGCTCCTCTGGTGGTGCGTCAGACATGTCGGTCGGGTACGCGCATCGAATCGCCTGCCGAACTGATCATCCTGGGCGATGTCAACCCAGGGGCCGAAATTTTAGCAGCCCGAGACATCATTGTATTTGGGACATTGCGGGGCATTGCCCATGCCGGAATTTACGGGGATCGATCCGCCAAGATCTGGGGGCTTCACATTGAACCTCAGCAGTTGCGTATCGCCGATGTCGTGGCGGTCCCTCCTCGAGAACGCACCATGAAGCCCAAGCGCTACGAAGTGGCGGAAATTCAGGGTGATCGCATTCAGGTGACCCGTTTTTAGCATCATCAAAAGCACGGTCAAGGAAGGACAAACCATGGCAGCACAAACACTGGTTGTCACATCGGGGAAAGGAGGCGTCGGCAAGACCACGACCGTCGCCAATCTGGGGACGGCCCTGGCCAAAAAGGGCTACAAGGTGGTGCTCATCGATGCGGACATCGGTCTGCGCAATCTGGACGTGGTCATGGGGTTGGAAAACCGCATCGTCTACAACCTCGTGGACATTGTGGAAGGCAAATGCCGCATCGAACAGGCCATGATTCGAGACCGCAAACTAAAAACGCTTCACATCATTCCCGCGGCGCAGACTCGGGATAAAGACGCCGTCTCTCCGGAGCAGATGAAAGCCCTGTGTGAGCAGTTGGCCGCGGAAAATGACTACGTCATCATCGACAGTCCGGCGGGAATCGAACGCGGTTTCAAAAACGCGATGGCCGGCGCGCAAAAGGCCCTGGTGGTGACCACGCCCGAAGTGTCCGCCATTCGTGATGCCGACCGAGTCATTGGACTACTGGAAGCCCACCTGCTAAAGGATATTCACTTGATCATCAATCGCCTGAACGTCAAGATGGTCAAAAAGGGAGACATGATGTCCACAGCGGATATCGTCTCCTTGCTTTCCATTCCGCTCATCGGCGTCGTTCCCGAAAGCAGTGAAGTGGTCGTTTCCACCAACAGGGGTGTGCCGCTGGTTCATGAACGAGGCAGCCGAGTCGGGCAGGCTTTTGAAAAGATTGCGGCACGGCTCAACGGCGAAAACATTCCCCTCGATGACGAAGAGGAGAACGGGTTTTTGAGCCGATTTAAGCGGATTTTCGGCGGCTGAAAGGAGTTGTCGTCATGCTTAAAACGATCCAGAATTTCTTCCGGCAAAGAAGCAGTGCCGATACGGCCAAGCAACGTCTGGGTGTGGTCCTTATGCACGACAGGCTCGACATTTCCCCTCAACTTATGGAAGCCATAAAAAACGACATCATCGATGTCCTGTCACGCTACATGGAAATCGATCGCGGAACCATCAAGGTGGATTTTGAAAAAGGCAAGGACTATACGGCGCTCATTTCCAACGTGCACATCAAGCGGGTCTACCGCAATGCGGCCGCCATGTGATGCGCAAGGTTCAGTGAACGTCGTGGCACTGCTCTTCAACAAGGTTTTACACGGTAAGGACGAAAAGTCATGCCTTTGCTGGTGCTCTTAGCAGCGACATTGCGACGCGCTGTCCCCGACTACGACCCCATGACGGGTCTGACCATGACCGTGCCAGCAGGAACCACCGTAAAAGAGTTAGCAGAAATGCTGCATTTACCCTTGGAAGATGTCAAGTTGATTATGGTCAATGGCGTCGCCTCTTCGTGGAATACAGCCCTTCAGGGGAACGAGCGGGTCGCTTTTTTCCCGCCGGTGGGAGGTGGCTGAAGGTCGGAAAGTCCCAAACTTTTCAGCCATGCGCGGGCTTCCTTTTCCAGCAGTGTATAGAACCGCTCACTTCCGCCAAGCCCTTTTCGGCCAAAGTAGTAATTGATCTCTAGGAACAGAGGGTTTTTTTGTTGGTGAAGGCTTCTGTCACGAAACAAAAGATCCATACCGGCTAGATTGATTCCCGTGCGCTGACACAAAGCGCGCACCCATGCGCGGCCTTCCGCCTGCAAATCCGGATCGCTTTCTCGGTCAATGACGGCCCCGTGGGAAGTGTTGTGTAAGAAATTGGTCGGGTCCCTCTGAACCCTCCAGTAACTCTTCACCGTGCGTCCGATCACGACCACCCGCAGATCTCGGCCGTCGTTCTTCACAAACTCCTGGACCACAAAACCACCAAACCCGCTGCGCTCCATGCCCTCAAAGATCTTCAACGGCTCCATCGCTTCCTCGGCACTTTCGACCTTGAACACCAAGGATCCTTCACCACCATGCGCGCTCTTGAGAACCACAGGATAGCGAAGGTCGTTCCAAAATGACGGCGGGCAAAACTTGACGGAGTGAAAAAGATGACTCTTTGGATGAGGAAACCCCAGAATGCGAAAGAGGCGAATATCCCCGATTTTCCCGGGATACAAGAACCTCATGCGATAATCCGGAAACACATGACGGCAGTACCTCACAGCCATGCGGTAGAGGGATTCCGAACATCCCTGCGGCAGAATGATGGCGGCGGCACGCTGCATCCATCGCCGGTCATTCTCATCAGGTTCACGTCCGGCGCACAATCGGTTCACATCCCCCGGGATCACCGGATGATAGGAAAGAACCATGCCTGTGGCCTTTTCACACATCCCGGCCCTCCTTTTTGGCCCGGCCCAGGTGGCGCCGAAGCGCTTCCGCGGTCAGGGAATCATGGGCGGCCTGCAGCATTTCATCGGGCGTTCCGCTGAACACCACGCGCCCTCCGCGGTCTCCGCTGCCCGGCCCCAGATCCACCACATAATCGCATGCCGCCACCACATCCATATTGTGTTCGATGACGATGACGGTGTGCCCCTGCACGGTGAGGGCTCGAAGGACTTTCAGAAGCTTTCCTATATCGGCTCGATGCAAGCCGGTGGTGGGCTCATCCAACAGATAGAGCGTGTGGTTTCGATGATTGGTCAATTCCGCCGCCAGCTTGATGCGCTGGGCTTCCCCTCCGGAAAGGGTCGGACTGGGCTGCCCCAAGGTCAGATAGCCCAGGCCCAGTTCATCCAACACGACCAACGGTCGCACAATGGAGGGCACTGAAGAAAAGAAATGACGGGCCTCGGCGATGGTCATGTGCAGCACATCGGCAATGGAGGCTCCGTGATACGCTATGCCCAACGTCTCTCGATTGAAGCGCTTTCCACCGCAAGCCTCACAGGGCACGGTCACGTCCGGAAGAAAGCTCATGGCCACGCGAATGCGCCCCTGCCCCTGGCAGACTTCGCAGCGCCCTCCTTTGACATTGAACGAAAAACGCCCCGGTCGAAACCCTCGAGCCCGGCTTTCCGGCACAGCGGCAAAGAGCTTGCGAATCTCGTCCCATATGCCCACATAGGTGGCGGGCGTGGATCGTGGCGTTCTGCCTATGGGCGTGTGGTCCACTTCCACGAGGCGGCGAATCGGAGCAAAACCTTCCAGATCGTCCAAAGGCACTGTGGCGTCCAGGTGCCCCCTGTGGCGCACAGATTGGAGTGCTTCTTTCAGCACATCGTAGACCAGGGAGCTTTTTCCTGAGCCCGAAACGCCGGTCACACACACAAAGGTTCCCAAGGGAATGTGGACGTCGATGCCTTTGAGGTTGTTGGCCCGGGCGCCTCGAAGCACAAGCCAACCGTCGGGTCCAGGAATCGGGTGTTTGGGCCACGAAAGCCAGTCGGGACAAGAGCGGCCGAACCATGTGCCGGTCAGGGTATTCGGTCGGCGAACCAGGTCATGGAACGCCCCCTGCGCCACCACTCGGCCCCCACCACTGCCCGCATCGGGTCCCAGCTCCACCACATGATCCGCGGCGCGCATCGTGTCCTCATCATGTTCCACCACGAGAACGGTGTTTCCCCTGTCGGTTAAGGCTCGAAGATTTGTCAATAGCTTATGGTGGTCTGCGGGATGCAACCCGATGGTGGGCTCATCGAGAATATAGCACACGCCGCGTAGGTTGGATCCCAGTTGGGCCGCCAAACGAATGCGCTGCGCTTCTCCTCCGGAAAGGGTCTCACCGGATCGGTTCAATGTCAGATAATCCAGCCCCACGTTTGTGAGAAAGCCTACCCTTTCAATCATTTCTCGTGTCACTGGATCCGCCACAGCCCGCTCGGTACCGTGAAAGGACATATGGGTCCAGGTGTCTTGAAACGCCCACAGAGGCATTTCGGCGAGTTCGGTAATGGAAAAGCCTTTGAGGCGCACCGCTCGTGCTTGCGCATTGAGGCGGGTGCCGTGGCATTCCGGGCATGGTCGATCGCGGTCGAGACCGGTTCCATCGCATCGCAGACACATGCCGTGGCGGCTGTTAAAGGAAAAGAGACGGGGATCCAAAGGAGCATAGCTCTTTTCGCATCGAGGGCACATTAAGTGCTGGCTGAAGAAGAGATCCTCAGCTCTCGAAACGACCACCGTGCCTCCCCCCAGTTTGAGTGCTTCGTGAATCTGCCTGTGCCACGAACGTTCGTGCAGACCCTCCACGGCCTCCGTATCCAGCACCACAACCTCGATGTCGTGCTCTCGATGTCGAGCCAAAGATGGAAGAGGCACCAGGGAATGCAGCACGCCGTCAATTCGAACACGATCAAAGCCCATGGCGGTTAGGCGAAGAAACAGATCCTTGTAAATACCCTTTCGGCCTCGAACCAAAGGAGCCAAAAGACGCCCGCCATGTTCCCGCAGAACGCTTTCCACCCGATGCACGATGGTTTCCGGATTCATGGCCTGTAGCGGCATGCCACACTGAGGACAGTGCTGATGCCCCAAACGCGCAAAGGCCAGTCGAAGGAAGTGGTAAATTTCCGTGATGGTTCCCACGGTGGATTTTCGACCCAACTGGGACGTTCTCTGCTCGATGGCCACTGTGGGAGGAAGCCCGAGGATTTGATCCACATCGGGTCTTTCCAGAATTTTGAAATACTGGCGGACGAAGGTGGACAAACATTCCAAGTACCGCCTTTGCCCCTCCGCAAAGAGAATGTCAAAAGCCAAGGAGGATTTTCCGGAACCGCTGAGCCCGGTAATGACGGTCATGGCATGCAGAGGCAGTTGGAGTTCATGGACTTTGAGGTTGTGCTCCCGCGCTTCTCGAATCGTAATGTGTGTCGGTTTATCCACGAGCTGCAGCGCGGGTCCTGACCGTTCTTCATTACAAGTTGCCCGGCGTGTGGACACATTTTCGCCCACAAGCCCTCGGTTTCGCAGATACTGTCCGGTATGACTGCCCTCGTGCGCCGCCACCGTCTCTGGGGTCCCGCACACCACTAGGTGGCCTCCCTCGTCCCCACCTTCGGGACCCAAGTCGATAATCCAGTCGCAGGCGCTCAACAGCTCCAGGTTGTGCTCTACCACCAGCACCGTGTGCCCTTCATCGACCAACCGGTCCAATATGGCGATGAGTTTTTGCAGATCATGGGGATGAAGCCCCACCGTGGGCTCATCCAGGATAAAAAAAATGCCCTTGTTTTCCACCTTGGGCCTTTGAGGCCCCAGGTAACGAAGCAGTTTCACGCGTTGCGCTTCGCCTCCTGACAGCATGCTCAGGGGTTGACCAAGCCGAAGGTAGTCCAAACCCATGGCCATCACCGGCTCTAGAGCCTTTCGAACGGGCTCCACATCCCCAAAGACTTCAAGAAGTTCCCGAGCGGTTTTTTCCAGAATATCGGCAATGGATAAGCCCCTCACGCGTACATGCAACACCTCGCGGCGAAAACGGCGCCCGTCACAGACCGGACATCGCACATAGACATCGGCAAGAAATTGCATCTCAATCTTGAGAAACCCTTCTCCCTTGCAGTGCTCGCAGCGCCCTTCAGGCACATTGAAAGAGAAATACCCTTCGCCAAATCCTCGAAGACGTGCCTCAGGCTCCGCCGCAAAAAGCTTTCTTAGGGGATCTAGTGCCTTGGTGTAGGTGAGCAGATTGGCTCGAGGAGACCGCCCCACCGGCCTTTGATCCACAAGAACCATGTCGGCAATGGCGTCGATCCCTTCTATAGCGTCCATGCGGCCCGGAGATTCACTGGGCAGACCTCGAAGGCGCCGCCATCCGTTGTAGAGTGTGGTTTCAACGAGTGTGCTCTTGCCAGATCCGGAAACTCCACTGACGCCGATCAAACATCCCAATGGAAAGGAGACGGTGAGGTTCTTCAGGTTGTTTTCCTGTGCTCCCCTGACCGTGATCGCTTGGGAAAACCTTCGCTCAGAACGTCGCTTTTTCCTGCGACGGACAACGTTTGGCGTCCGGTATAAATAGCGTCCGGTCAGGCTTTGGGGCACGTGCGCGAGGCCTTGGGGCGGGCCCATGTAGAGCACATGGCCGCCTTGATCCCCTCCAAAAGGCCCCATGTCGATCACCACGTCGGCCATGCGCAGCATGTCCGGATCGTGTTCCACAAAAATGACCGTGTTACCCAAAGAAACAAGTCGGCGCAAAGGGCCCATGAGCCGCTCTTGATCCCTGGCGTGCAGTCCCACGCTGGGTTCGTCGAGCACATACAGGACGTGGGTGAGGGCGGAGCCTAGCGCTCGCGTCAAATGGACCCGTTGCACTTCACCGCCGGAAAGGGTGCGAGACTGGCGGTCCAGGGTCAGGTAGTCCAGGCCCACATCGGCAAGGAACTGAAGTCGATTGCGTATTTCCTGGATGAGCAGGGCTTCCGCGGAATCTTTTCGGCACGTGTTTTCCAAAGCCTTAAAGAAGGACAAGGAGCGCTTCACGGGCCAAGCGCACAGTTCATCGATGGCCACTCCATGAAGCCGGTACAGGCGCGCCGCGTCTCGATATCGACGGCCACCGCATTGAGAGCACGGCACGTAGGCTCGGTATCGAGATAGAAATACCCGCACATGCATCTTGTAGGTTTTCGATTCCAGCCATTGAAAAAATCCTCGAACGCCATAAAAGTCCTTGTGACCTTCGATGATTTTGCGACGATCCGCCTCGGACAGATCCTGAAAAGGAACGTCCAGTGGAATGTTTTCTTTGCGACAAAAGTCCAGCAATTCTTCATATTCTATGCGGTCCGGCGTCCAGGGACGAATCGCCCCCTGCCTCAAGGAAAGCCGAGGATTCGGAATCACCAGATCCATATCCACATCGATGATGCGCCCAAAGCCTCGACATTGCGGACACGCCCCCAAAGGGCTGTTGAAAGAAAAAAGGTTCGGCGACGGCTCTTCCACGCTCACGCCGCACCGAGCACATTTTAGATCTTGGGAAAATCTCCACCTTTCACCTTCTACAACCACCACCACGGCTTCACCGTTGCCCATCGCAAAGGCCGTGCGAAGGGAATCCATCACGCGGGGCGGTTGCGCTTTGGACCACACCAGGCGGTCCACGACCACCAGGATTTCTTCTTCAGCCGCTCGGGTTGTCTCTTCCTGCGACAAAGTCTCAAGGTCCAGCACCTTTTTCGAGTCAAATATGCGCAGGAACCCTTGAGACAACAGGTCCTGAACCCACTTTTTCCCCGCCGGCCGATAGGGAAAGGCCACAAGGACGCGCGCATGAGGTGGCAAATGCTCTAAGCGTTGAAACACTGTTTCGGGATCCTCCCGATGAATCTCGGCGCCGCATTTGGGACAATGGGGTACAGCCCTCAAGGCATAGAGGTATTTCAAATGGTCAGTGATTTCGGTCATGGTGCCCACGGTGGAGCGGGAACTGCGCACGGTGACGGCCGATTCAATGGCAATGGACGGAGGAATGCCTTCGATGATATCCGCGTCCGGACGATCCATTCTTTCCAGAAATTGGCGTGCGTAAGGGGAAAAGGTTTCCACATAACGCCGCTGTCCTTCAGCATACAATGTGTGGAAGGCGAGGCTGGATTTTCCCGAGCCGCTCACGCCGCTCACGGCAATGAGATGATACAAAGGAATATCAAGGTGCACATCCTTGAGATTATGCTGCCGCACGCCGCGCAAGCGAATGGCTGCGGTTTCTTCAGCAAACGGCTTCGTCTTCATAGTTATTCTGTGGAGAAACTCACCGTCACGTGGAGGTGTCGTTTGATGGCCCAAACGCCTTTCTGAGGGTAATTCGCACGATTTCGCCATGAGTGTGAAATCGCACGGGAGTACCGGAAACGCCAACGCCCGCACTCGTATAACCGATCATGCCGTGATATTTCCAGAGCCCCTGGACCAGGGAGCGCGAGGACCGACTGTGGGTGAATAGAGGGCCAATGCGAGGAATCTGAATCTGGCCGGCATGAGTATGGCCGCACAGATACAAAGGGACGCCATAACGTGCGGCTTGATGAGCAATTTCCGGAGAATGCACCAAAAGAATAACGAAGGCCCCGGAAGGAACGTGGCTCAAGGCTTCCGGTAGATCGTCGGCACGAAAGTAATGAGGGTCATCCACGCCGACAATGCACAGACGACTCAGATCCCTCTGAAGACAGTGGGCTTCATTGACGAGAAAGCGAACCCCATCATCCTTCAGGGCAGTGACCATTTCTGGACAGTCGTGATTGCCGAGCACCGCCAGCACACCATCTCGAGCGCGAATGTGAGGCACAAGGCGCTTTAGGCGCCGAACCGCTTCGTCGCTAGGCCCGTAATTTTCCATGCGGTAATCACCGCCCAGAAGGCATAAGTCCACAGGCTCATTGGCCAACAGTCCCTGAAGCCGCTCCACCAGGCCGTCCAACCCGTCCAAATGCAGATCTGTTATGAGCAGCAGTTCGTATCCATCAAAGGCCTCTGGAAGATGTGAAAACGCTAAGGTCAGGTGCCGTGTCTGAATGTTCAAGGCATTGTTTCGGCCGGGCTCCAAAAGTCCCAGCCATCGAAACACCGTGTTCATGATCATGCGGTACATGACCACGTCTTCAAAATGAAACATGTGCGCCCAGGGTGCAGACCGAATCTGGCAACTGGTCAGTTCTCGAAAACGAATGCGCGTCTTCACAGGTCTGGGATAGCCTTCAAAAGGTTGCTGCAACAAAATCTTTTTGAAAAAATGAGAGCCTGCGTAGGCGCCCACGCTAAAAATGACAAGGAGGCTCAGGAGCACGGCCGGATGGGTGCCCACGTGGAAAGAAAGCACAAACAGGGGCAAGGCGCCTTCGAACATCTGGTCCAAGACGGGGACCGCACTGCCGCTGGGCAGATCGAATCGCCGTTTGATGAAGCTGGAAAGGAGATCCCCGGCCATGCTCAAAACGGCGACAGCAGCGCCCACGAGCCAGGGAAAGCCTAGGATTGGGGCGACTGCGCAACCGGTCACCACGGCACCCACAACCCCACGGATGGTCTTGTGAGGCCCCAAAAGAGGCTTGCCATCCCTAAAGAGGTGGCCGCGATCCAGAGGGGTGGACCATCGCTCGTCGAGAAGAAACGCCAACAAAGGAGGCGCAAAGTTGACGAGCCACAACAAGAGAAGAGCGCTCAGGAAATTCTGCATCGGCATGGATGGGTTCCTTGATAACGATGAAAATGGAAAAACATCGGTCCGGATATGATTCTGTGGAGTCCAGCATCGATCGCACGCCGCACGCCATCGTCTTTCGGTCTCAGCGCTGGAATCGTTACAGTTTTTTGGCCCTTTTGGCCTCCTTGGAAGCCCGACAGGGGACGGATCATACACCGATTCTCTGGCTCAATGCTAGGACAAAGGCCGAGGCCGTCAACGCCCTGCACAAATGGCTGCATACCTACGATCGGCTCCTCGTGCTGTATTCCTTCATGACGCCTCAATGGCCAGAAACAGTCCAGGAGGTGCGCGATCTTCAGCACCTTAGGAAGAGCGGTTGTCTGACTCTAGCCGCCGGAGGCCCTCATCCTTCCGCAAGCCCGCGCTCGGTGCTTCACGCCGGATTTGACGTGGTGTGTCGTGGGGATGGAGAGCCGATCTTTCCAGAACTCATACGGCAATGGGCCCAGAAGGCTTGCCTAAACTTTCTTCCCGGGCTCTACCTGGATACGCCCTTCGGAGTGGTGTTCACAGGACACCCTTTGAAAGCGTCCTTGGAAGATGTTCCGGCACTGCCTGTGGCTCATGGAATGTTCGGGCCCATTGAAATCAGCCGCGGATGCCCTTATGGCTGCCGGTACTGCCAGACCCCTCGTCTCAAAGGGCGCACCATTCGGCACAGAAGCCTGACGGCCATTTTTCATGCGGTGGAAGCCATGGTCGAAGCGGGCCGCATGGATCTTCGTTTCATCACACCCAATGCCTTGGCCTACGGTTCCCCCGATGGACGACATCCTAACGTGAAGGCACTGAAGGAACTCCTTTCGGGCTTGCGCCATCGCGTGTCCAGTGCAGGACGCATTTTTTTCGGTACCTTTCCCTCGGAAGTTCGCCCCGAATGGGTCCAGCCGCAGCTCATGGAATTGGTCGTGCGCTACGCTGACAACCGCCAAATTGTCATGGGAGCGCAAAGCGGAGATCCACACATGCTTCAGCGAATGCATCGAGGCCACAGTGTGGAGGATGTGCGAAAAGCCTGCGCTGTAGCCGGCAGCTTTGGGCTTCGGCCCGTGGTGGACTTCATTCTTGGATTGCCTGAAGAAACGGAGGAGCAGATGTCTCGTTCGGTCGACTTTATGGAGGAACTCGCCGAAAAGGGCGCAAGAATCCATGCGCACACCTTTATGCCTTTGCCCGGTTCTCCGTGGGCGGCACGAAAACCCGAACCCATCCCGGACACCATTCAATCCCGCATGGAAAGGCTCATCTCCCAAGGAAAACTTTTCGGCCAATGGAAAGCCCAGGCGCAATGGTCACGCCAACCGCATCGGTAAACCAGGCGCTTTCCCGTGGTCACGC is a window from the Desulfosoma caldarium genome containing:
- the uvrA gene encoding excinuclease ABC subunit UvrA encodes the protein MKTKPFAEETAAIRLRGVRQHNLKDVHLDIPLYHLIAVSGVSGSGKSSLAFHTLYAEGQRRYVETFSPYARQFLERMDRPDADIIEGIPPSIAIESAVTVRSSRSTVGTMTEITDHLKYLYALRAVPHCPKCGAEIHREDPETVFQRLEHLPPHARVLVAFPYRPAGKKWVQDLLSQGFLRIFDSKKVLDLETLSQEETTRAAEEEILVVVDRLVWSKAQPPRVMDSLRTAFAMGNGEAVVVVVEGERWRFSQDLKCARCGVSVEEPSPNLFSFNSPLGACPQCRGFGRIIDVDMDLVIPNPRLSLRQGAIRPWTPDRIEYEELLDFCRKENIPLDVPFQDLSEADRRKIIEGHKDFYGVRGFFQWLESKTYKMHVRVFLSRYRAYVPCSQCGGRRYRDAARLYRLHGVAIDELCAWPVKRSLSFFKALENTCRKDSAEALLIQEIRNRLQFLADVGLDYLTLDRQSRTLSGGEVQRVHLTRALGSALTHVLYVLDEPSVGLHARDQERLMGPLRRLVSLGNTVIFVEHDPDMLRMADVVIDMGPFGGDQGGHVLYMGPPQGLAHVPQSLTGRYLYRTPNVVRRRKKRRSERRFSQAITVRGAQENNLKNLTVSFPLGCLIGVSGVSGSGKSTLVETTLYNGWRRLRGLPSESPGRMDAIEGIDAIADMVLVDQRPVGRSPRANLLTYTKALDPLRKLFAAEPEARLRGFGEGYFSFNVPEGRCEHCKGEGFLKIEMQFLADVYVRCPVCDGRRFRREVLHVRVRGLSIADILEKTARELLEVFGDVEPVRKALEPVMAMGLDYLRLGQPLSMLSGGEAQRVKLLRYLGPQRPKVENKGIFFILDEPTVGLHPHDLQKLIAILDRLVDEGHTVLVVEHNLELLSACDWIIDLGPEGGDEGGHLVVCGTPETVAAHEGSHTGQYLRNRGLVGENVSTRRATCNEERSGPALQLVDKPTHITIREAREHNLKVHELQLPLHAMTVITGLSGSGKSSLAFDILFAEGQRRYLECLSTFVRQYFKILERPDVDQILGLPPTVAIEQRTSQLGRKSTVGTITEIYHFLRLAFARLGHQHCPQCGMPLQAMNPETIVHRVESVLREHGGRLLAPLVRGRKGIYKDLFLRLTAMGFDRVRIDGVLHSLVPLPSLARHREHDIEVVVLDTEAVEGLHERSWHRQIHEALKLGGGTVVVSRAEDLFFSQHLMCPRCEKSYAPLDPRLFSFNSRHGMCLRCDGTGLDRDRPCPECHGTRLNAQARAVRLKGFSITELAEMPLWAFQDTWTHMSFHGTERAVADPVTREMIERVGFLTNVGLDYLTLNRSGETLSGGEAQRIRLAAQLGSNLRGVCYILDEPTIGLHPADHHKLLTNLRALTDRGNTVLVVEHDEDTMRAADHVVELGPDAGSGGGRVVAQGAFHDLVRRPNTLTGTWFGRSCPDWLSWPKHPIPGPDGWLVLRGARANNLKGIDVHIPLGTFVCVTGVSGSGKSSLVYDVLKEALQSVRHRGHLDATVPLDDLEGFAPIRRLVEVDHTPIGRTPRSTPATYVGIWDEIRKLFAAVPESRARGFRPGRFSFNVKGGRCEVCQGQGRIRVAMSFLPDVTVPCEACGGKRFNRETLGIAYHGASIADVLHMTIAEARHFFSSVPSIVRPLVVLDELGLGYLTLGQPSPTLSGGEAQRIKLAAELTNHRNHTLYLLDEPTTGLHRADIGKLLKVLRALTVQGHTVIVIEHNMDVVAACDYVVDLGPGSGDRGGRVVFSGTPDEMLQAAHDSLTAEALRRHLGRAKKEGRDV
- a CDS encoding CDP-archaeol synthase, whose amino-acid sequence is MPMQNFLSALLLLWLVNFAPPLLAFLLDERWSTPLDRGHLFRDGKPLLGPHKTIRGVVGAVVTGCAVAPILGFPWLVGAAVAVLSMAGDLLSSFIKRRFDLPSGSAVPVLDQMFEGALPLFVLSFHVGTHPAVLLSLLVIFSVGAYAGSHFFKKILLQQPFEGYPRPVKTRIRFRELTSCQIRSAPWAHMFHFEDVVMYRMIMNTVFRWLGLLEPGRNNALNIQTRHLTLAFSHLPEAFDGYELLLITDLHLDGLDGLVERLQGLLANEPVDLCLLGGDYRMENYGPSDEAVRRLKRLVPHIRARDGVLAVLGNHDCPEMVTALKDDGVRFLVNEAHCLQRDLSRLCIVGVDDPHYFRADDLPEALSHVPSGAFVILLVHSPEIAHQAARYGVPLYLCGHTHAGQIQIPRIGPLFTHSRSSRSLVQGLWKYHGMIGYTSAGVGVSGTPVRFHTHGEIVRITLRKAFGPSNDTST